A genomic window from Winogradskyella sp. J14-2 includes:
- a CDS encoding DUF4331 family protein, producing MKKTKFLMAAAIVAIATFVVIAADHIDAPAVQGGTSDITDFYAFQGENTSNIAFVANVQGLLGSGSDTQNAAFDENVLIEFNIDNTGDNVEDLVIQAIARDGKMYVFGPIAPSQTGLNSTIATNATNQLSVDITPYGQSAIIESSGGMMAFAGPRDDPFFMDFAQYSQIIAGNATSFNNPGADTFAGTNVLSVVVEVPKSMIGGTGTINTWVESKRRQ from the coding sequence ATGAAAAAAACAAAATTTTTAATGGCAGCAGCAATTGTAGCAATTGCAACATTTGTTGTTATCGCAGCAGATCACATAGATGCACCTGCTGTACAAGGTGGTACGAGTGATATCACAGATTTTTATGCCTTTCAGGGCGAGAACACATCAAATATTGCATTTGTAGCAAATGTACAAGGACTTTTAGGTTCGGGTAGTGATACACAAAATGCGGCTTTTGATGAAAATGTATTAATCGAATTTAATATCGATAATACAGGAGATAACGTAGAGGATTTAGTAATCCAAGCCATAGCAAGAGATGGTAAAATGTATGTGTTTGGGCCAATAGCGCCTTCCCAAACGGGTTTAAACAGTACAATAGCCACTAATGCGACCAATCAACTCTCAGTAGATATTACACCCTATGGGCAATCTGCAATTATAGAAAGCTCTGGTGGAATGATGGCATTTGCGGGTCCAAGAGATGATCCGTTTTTTATGGATTTTGCACAGTATTCTCAAATTATAGCAGGTAACGCTACAAGTTTTAATAATCCTGGGGCAGACACCTTTGCTGGCACCAACGTGCTTTCAGTTGTGGTTGAGGTTCCTAAATCCATGATAGGTGGTACAGGGACAATAAATACTTGGGTAGAATCTAAAAGAAGACAATAA
- a CDS encoding DUF4331 family protein has translation MSLVAFNCNNDDDGASQPMGPDFSGTYAQQDQMGRPAVNTVFVSSGMKDAFNTTVPSNQGAAFQAMFQNNLEALSPAYANPGDTNALGLDSATFTGLLATDVLNVSLDGTTTFFDGTNVLTGRALADDVITVELLLIFGGEDFSENPGLSNDNVDANDKPFLTSFPYLASPW, from the coding sequence ATGTCGTTAGTGGCATTTAATTGTAATAATGATGACGATGGTGCTTCTCAGCCAATGGGTCCAGATTTTTCTGGTACTTACGCTCAGCAAGACCAAATGGGAAGACCAGCTGTAAATACAGTATTTGTATCCTCAGGTATGAAAGACGCTTTTAATACTACGGTACCGTCTAACCAAGGAGCAGCTTTCCAAGCCATGTTTCAAAACAATCTAGAAGCGTTGAGTCCAGCGTATGCAAATCCAGGCGATACCAATGCTTTAGGTTTAGACTCAGCAACATTTACAGGTTTATTGGCAACAGATGTACTTAATGTTTCTTTAGACGGAACAACTACATTTTTTGACGGTACAAATGTTTTAACAGGTAGAGCCCTAGCCGATGATGTTATCACGGTAGAATTACTCCTTATTTTTGGTGGAGAAGACTTCTCCGAAAATCCAGGCTTATCTAATGATAATGTCGATGCTAATGACAAGCCATTTTTAACATCTTTTCCTTATTTAGCTTCACCTTGGTAA